TCTCCCAGTGACAGCTGAAGGCGGCACACGAGGTTGGACGCATAAGTACAGGTCACTTGGGCTTCGAGGGTGCCGGTCTGGTGGAATCCGCCGAACCATTCAATCTTCTGTCCCGGATCCTTCCACTGGGTAACCCCGCTGCGGGACGACACGCGGGCACCCTCTGGATCAGGCGACACGTAGGCGGTCGAGGCGGGAACGCGCAGGGTGGGGTCGGCCGTCGCTGCGGAGGCGCTGAGCAAGACGAGCAGAGCCAGCGAGGTGAGGCAGAGATGTGAACCCATTCGAGCCAACAGCAAGCGATTCATGTCAATAACATCCAATCACGAACGCGAGGGATAAGCAATTCCGGGTGTGATTATTTCCGGGCGAGGGCGCATTCGCGGCAGCAGAGATGCCCGACTCCGTCGGGTCTTGAAAAGCTGTGAGGGCTACAGCACTCCAAGTTTCCATCCGGCCGCACTTCACCGCTGGAGCAGATAGTAATACCGTTGCGGGTCCGCGAGGTAGGGCAGGTTGGTCACGCTGAGCACGCCCGTGGCATCGAATCGATTGGTGTGCAAGGGAGTCCAGAGGTTTCTGTCCTGCTCCAGACTTGGCGAGGTGAAAAGCACCGCTTCCGCGTTCGGTTGACCGCCGATGGCCGCGACGTTCACATTGGATCCCTGGACCAGCGGTTGGCACAGTTGGAGTTCGTCGCTGAGAATCCCGGTGGCAACGATGCGGTAGGTGCCTGTTCCATCGTAGCCTCCGCTCACGGTGTCCCGTACCACCACAGTATAGATGCCGCCGTTCGTCGCGAAGAGACTCAGCTCGATGGCAGCAGCCCCCACCCGCGACGCCACTGCGACTCCGCCCGGCCCATACAGGTCCAGTTGCGGGTTAAAGTTGTTGACCGTACTCAATCGTTCCAAGCGGAGCGTCAACGCTGCTTCCCGACAGGCGAGGAATTGCCACGTATCAAGATCTCCCCTCTCCATCACCGCTGACACCGCGACGCCGTTGGTGAGCATGCCGCTGTCCTCGCCATCGACCACCCTGCCGGGGATCTTGACGAAGTAAATGCGATAATCGCCCACCTGGTCATACCCTCCGGAACTGCCGTCGGAAAGAAGCACCGTGAAGACGCCGCTGTTGGTCACGACCTGGGCAATTTCCCGGGTTGAATCCAGGCTGCCACTGCCCGTATCGGCAACCAGATCTCCTGCGGCATTGTAGAGTCGCATCCATGGGTTGAAGTTGGCCTCATCCCCGGGACGGGCTGAACGCAGGATCACTCTGTCTCCAGCCTCCGCTGTAAAGGTCCAAGGATCCAAATCGCCGAGAGTGATCCGGCCTCCTCGGTTGTCGCCGCTCGTCAGGATTCCGCCGTCGTCCGCCACCGTTAGGGAACCGGGAAGACGGGCGAACTGCAGTCGATACTCACCTTGGTCGTCGGCCCTGCCCGAGGTGCTATCGGCGATGAGAAGGGTGAAGGTGCCGGTGTTGGTCAACGTCAGGGATATCTCCACCGCAGACACTGCCGTCGCACTCGCCGTGGCCGCCACCACAACACCGGATTGATCATACAGGCGCAACCATGGATTGAAGTTCGGATCTCCGGACAATCGGCCGGAACGCAGCACGATCTTATCACCCCTTTCGCCGGAAAAGGTCCAGAGATCCAGATCGCCGACCTCAATCACTCCATCATGATTGCCGCCATTGGTCATCGGGCCTCCTTCGTCCGCGATCACGGGTGCGCCGGGGAGTCTGAGGAAGTAGAGGCGGTAACTGCCACGGTCATTGTTCTGACCGAATGTTCCGTCACTGATTTGGAGGCTATACGTACCGGTGGCTGGCGCGCTCAGCTCCAACTCGGTCACCGTGTTGGCCGTTCCGCTGGGGTTGCTTTCCACCAGATTGCCGCTGGGATCATAAATACGCAGCCACGGATTGAAATTCGGGTCGCCGCTGACCCTGCCGGCGCGGAGCACCAGGGTGTCGCCCGTGGTTGCGGTAAACGTCCAGGTATTGGTTTCGTGAAGCAGGATGGTGCCGTCGTGGTTTCCGCCGTTGGTGAGTTGCTGGGCTTGGGAGGTGGTGGTACAAGCCCAGATGCTTAGGGCCGCGCACAATGCCAGGATCCATCGGTGACCGGCCGGTATTCGTGGAAAGGGCGTTGTCCAATGTGTGGGGTGCTCACGATGTTGGGTACTCATAACGATGTGGTTGTGCGGTCCTTTTTGGGTCTCCTGGAAGGCAACGAACGGCGGCCGATGCTGTGCTCCGACGGGAGAGTGTACGAAGGATCTTACGATGGACGAATTACAATCTCGTCGGTATGCCCTAGCAAGTCAAAATTCGGTGGGGCGGTGATCGGGGGGCGATTAAATCTGGTTGAGAACTCAGCGGGCTTGCGGAAAAAGCC
This window of the Verrucomicrobiales bacterium genome carries:
- a CDS encoding pre-peptidase C-terminal domain-containing protein; its protein translation is MSTQHREHPTHWTTPFPRIPAGHRWILALCAALSIWACTTTSQAQQLTNGGNHDGTILLHETNTWTFTATTGDTLVLRAGRVSGDPNFNPWLRIYDPSGNLVESNPSGTANTVTELELSAPATGTYSLQISDGTFGQNNDRGSYRLYFLRLPGAPVIADEGGPMTNGGNHDGVIEVGDLDLWTFSGERGDKIVLRSGRLSGDPNFNPWLRLYDQSGVVVAATASATAVSAVEISLTLTNTGTFTLLIADSTSGRADDQGEYRLQFARLPGSLTVADDGGILTSGDNRGGRITLGDLDPWTFTAEAGDRVILRSARPGDEANFNPWMRLYNAAGDLVADTGSGSLDSTREIAQVVTNSGVFTVLLSDGSSGGYDQVGDYRIYFVKIPGRVVDGEDSGMLTNGVAVSAVMERGDLDTWQFLACREAALTLRLERLSTVNNFNPQLDLYGPGGVAVASRVGAAAIELSLFATNGGIYTVVVRDTVSGGYDGTGTYRIVATGILSDELQLCQPLVQGSNVNVAAIGGQPNAEAVLFTSPSLEQDRNLWTPLHTNRFDATGVLSVTNLPYLADPQRYYYLLQR